A stretch of Chloracidobacterium validum DNA encodes these proteins:
- a CDS encoding CIA30 family protein, whose amino-acid sequence MTVLFDFTHPPAIEAWYALGDRVMGGRSVGQLRPTGQGHAIFEGFVSFENNGGFASIRSQPLDRTLPPNAEFIVEAQGDGKTYKFVARTDGGFDGVAYQATFTPRAECWETYRFAATELTPTFRGRPVSAPPLNSAAITTLGLMIAGKQFGPFALRLRRIAIADA is encoded by the coding sequence ATGACGGTGCTCTTTGATTTCACGCATCCGCCAGCAATCGAAGCCTGGTATGCCCTCGGCGACCGGGTGATGGGTGGCCGTTCAGTTGGGCAGTTGCGGCCAACCGGACAGGGTCATGCCATTTTTGAAGGGTTTGTCTCGTTTGAAAACAACGGTGGGTTTGCCTCCATCCGCTCACAGCCACTCGACCGAACGCTTCCCCCAAATGCCGAGTTCATCGTGGAGGCGCAGGGCGATGGGAAAACCTACAAGTTTGTCGCGCGCACCGACGGCGGCTTCGACGGGGTTGCTTACCAAGCGACGTTCACCCCCAGAGCGGAATGCTGGGAAACCTATCGTTTTGCGGCTACCGAGTTGACACCGACGTTCCGTGGGCGACCGGTTTCCGCGCCACCGCTGAACTCAGCCGCCATCACGACCTTGGGCCTGATGATAGCCGGCAAGCAGTTCGGCCCTTTTGCCCTGCGACTGCGCCGGATCGCCATCGCGGACGCCTAA
- a CDS encoding DUF6702 family protein — protein sequence MTSRRAFLSTAWLLAAGVVRTAGAAHKFHASFTTIEFNPESGSLEISLRVFSDDLENALSRKARRRIELDRAPEAAEMVSAYVRERLKLRRASGEPLRLAWVGMEQRVDMTWVYVEASAPDGPGGIEALVTVFFELFRDQKNNVSSKDERGKRHDILFRPSDSGFKPLIPAA from the coding sequence ATGACCTCACGGCGGGCATTTCTTTCCACGGCGTGGCTGCTGGCGGCCGGCGTGGTTCGGACGGCCGGGGCTGCCCACAAGTTTCATGCCAGCTTCACCACGATCGAGTTCAACCCGGAGTCCGGGTCGCTGGAGATTTCCCTGCGCGTGTTCAGTGACGATCTGGAAAACGCGCTGAGTCGCAAAGCACGGCGACGGATTGAACTCGACCGCGCGCCGGAGGCTGCGGAGATGGTCAGCGCTTATGTCCGCGAGCGGCTCAAGCTCCGGCGCGCCAGTGGCGAGCCACTGCGCCTGGCGTGGGTCGGGATGGAGCAACGGGTAGATATGACCTGGGTCTATGTTGAAGCGTCTGCCCCAGATGGGCCAGGCGGGATCGAGGCGCTGGTGACGGTCTTTTTCGAGTTGTTCCGGGATCAGAAAAATAACGTGTCGAGCAAGGACGAACGCGGCAAACGCCACGATATTCTGTTTCGTCCGAGCGACAGTGGCTTCAAACCGCTCATTCCAGCAGCATGA
- a CDS encoding phosphotransferase family protein → MPVPVSALDTAHPPRPGETLDPAALLDCLQPYLPELAGPLVIEQFPAGHSNLTYAITGGGREYVLRRPPFGAEHIRAGHDMQREFRVLSGLYPVYGRVPQPVCYIPAEASPFGAPFYVMTRIRGIILRTSVPEGVVLEADTMRQLSINFMDNLAHLHAVDVTAAGLQDLYRGAGYVRRQVEGWVKRYRAAQTDDVPVIEKVIAWVTARIPEDSAATLIHNDYKYDNVILDPTDITQIRAVLDWEMATVGDPLTDVATALAYWVERDDPPEVHAMSFGLTALPGNLTRTELMARYAEVSRRNLRDMQWHQAFAYFKVAVIVQQIYFRYAKGFTRDERFARMGDMARLFAELAQRVLDGGATG, encoded by the coding sequence ATGCCGGTTCCAGTTTCTGCTCTCGATACCGCCCACCCACCACGACCGGGCGAAACCCTTGACCCGGCCGCCCTGCTGGACTGCTTGCAGCCATACTTGCCTGAGCTTGCCGGTCCGCTCGTGATTGAACAGTTTCCGGCCGGCCACTCAAACCTGACCTATGCGATCACCGGTGGCGGACGTGAGTATGTCTTGCGCCGGCCGCCGTTTGGGGCTGAACACATCCGGGCCGGCCACGACATGCAGCGCGAGTTTCGCGTACTGTCGGGACTGTATCCAGTCTATGGGCGCGTGCCGCAACCGGTGTGCTACATCCCGGCGGAAGCTTCCCCCTTTGGTGCGCCGTTCTACGTGATGACGCGCATCCGGGGCATCATTTTGCGGACGAGTGTGCCGGAGGGCGTTGTGCTCGAGGCGGACACCATGCGTCAGCTTTCGATCAACTTCATGGATAACTTGGCTCACTTGCATGCCGTGGATGTGACGGCTGCCGGATTGCAGGACCTCTACCGGGGGGCGGGGTATGTCCGGCGGCAGGTGGAAGGGTGGGTCAAGCGCTATCGCGCAGCTCAGACGGATGACGTTCCGGTGATTGAAAAGGTTATTGCCTGGGTGACCGCGCGGATTCCCGAAGACAGCGCCGCCACACTCATTCACAACGATTACAAGTACGACAATGTCATCCTCGACCCAACCGACATCACGCAGATTCGCGCCGTGTTGGATTGGGAAATGGCGACGGTGGGTGATCCGTTGACGGATGTGGCGACAGCGTTGGCGTACTGGGTGGAGCGCGATGATCCACCTGAAGTTCATGCGATGAGCTTTGGACTGACGGCCCTGCCCGGCAACCTGACCCGGACGGAACTGATGGCGCGCTATGCAGAAGTAAGCCGGCGTAACCTGCGCGACATGCAGTGGCACCAGGCGTTCGCCTATTTCAAGGTGGCCGTCATCGTGCAGCAGATTTACTTTCGCTACGCCAAAGGCTTCACCAGGGATGAACGCTTCGCCCGGATGGGGGATATGGCGCGGTTGTTTGCCGAGTTGGCGCAGCGTGTGCTGGATGGAGGCGCGACTGGCTGA
- a CDS encoding DUF4351 domain-containing protein — MIQLEQLRESSVYQLILQQGRVEGLERGLEHERLLMTRLLRRRFGALAPEVTARIQTLGRESLERLADALFDLADALAVWLERAALDAEQ, encoded by the coding sequence ATGATCCAGTTGGAGCAGCTTCGGGAATCGAGTGTGTATCAGCTCATCCTGCAACAAGGCCGAGTTGAAGGTTTGGAGCGGGGACTCGAGCATGAGCGTCTTTTGATGACACGCCTGCTGCGCCGCAGATTTGGCGCGTTGGCACCGGAAGTCACGGCTCGCATTCAGACCCTGGGGCGCGAATCGTTGGAACGGCTGGCGGATGCGCTTTTTGACCTTGCCGATGCCCTTGCCGTCTGGCTTGAACGTGCTGCGTTGGATGCCGAGCAATGA
- a CDS encoding transglycosylase SLT domain-containing protein, with amino-acid sequence MATDQTIQRTDPSRIRPDALLRQPASTRSVGKTAFETRLEQALGADSQVQRRTREELKTIVMAVQSGFTDPWQLTDLIFQARHPELIGADLSQSPELLDEWNEISAQLVQPTLNDLVALQSQAQPSAPAAPVSSASTVAAGTRVTGKDKLAAASALDPIIEQAVALCPGLPPQFLKSLLVQESGLRTDVVNQYGYAGVAQIGRREARELGLAVGVPGTESDERLNPSLAIPAAARLLHVKAQRLTEMAFSRYGTPQGAEYWKFVMGAYNGGEGTITVAMGHAYRDGLARAREEGLAGPEAVAFAREWATKWEHLALGGEDAPLALAAARYFPKLAAQKFVEIRNYPEQIVARVARRRTAAG; translated from the coding sequence ATGGCAACTGACCAGACGATTCAACGCACCGACCCATCGCGGATACGACCGGACGCCCTCTTGCGACAGCCGGCATCCACTCGTTCGGTTGGGAAAACTGCCTTTGAAACCCGCCTTGAACAAGCGTTGGGGGCGGATTCGCAAGTCCAACGCCGCACCCGCGAAGAACTCAAGACCATTGTCATGGCGGTGCAGTCGGGCTTCACCGATCCCTGGCAGTTGACGGACCTTATCTTCCAGGCCCGCCACCCAGAACTGATCGGCGCTGACCTGTCACAGTCGCCCGAACTCCTCGATGAGTGGAACGAAATCAGCGCCCAGCTCGTCCAGCCGACGCTGAATGACTTGGTGGCGCTCCAGTCGCAAGCCCAACCATCCGCACCGGCGGCGCCAGTGTCCTCGGCCTCCACGGTCGCCGCTGGAACCCGCGTCACAGGGAAGGACAAGCTGGCCGCTGCCAGCGCCCTGGATCCGATCATCGAGCAAGCCGTGGCCTTGTGTCCGGGGCTGCCGCCGCAGTTTCTCAAAAGCCTATTGGTGCAGGAGTCAGGGCTGCGGACGGATGTCGTCAATCAGTATGGCTATGCCGGCGTTGCCCAGATTGGCCGCCGCGAAGCGCGTGAGTTAGGGCTGGCAGTGGGCGTGCCGGGGACGGAAAGCGACGAACGCCTCAACCCAAGTCTGGCCATTCCGGCAGCCGCGCGACTGCTGCACGTCAAGGCGCAACGCCTGACGGAAATGGCTTTTTCGCGCTATGGGACGCCCCAGGGAGCCGAATACTGGAAGTTCGTCATGGGGGCCTACAACGGCGGGGAAGGCACGATTACCGTTGCCATGGGGCATGCGTACCGCGATGGTCTGGCGCGCGCGCGGGAGGAAGGTCTGGCCGGACCGGAAGCCGTGGCCTTTGCCCGCGAATGGGCGACCAAGTGGGAACACCTCGCGCTTGGCGGTGAAGACGCGCCGTTGGCGTTGGCCGCCGCGCGGTACTTCCCTAAACTGGCAGCCCAGAAGTTCGTTGAGATTCGAAACTACCCCGAACAGATTGTCGCTCGCGTCGCGCGCCGCCGTACCGCCGCCGGGTGA
- a CDS encoding sigma-70 family RNA polymerase sigma factor: protein MSGTQPSFPNVNRDALIEQHLHYVRTIAYDIVRKLPPSVEIDDLIAYGNLGLVRAAEKYNPARGVSFVTFAHYYIKGAIWDEVRKMANFARVDGGRARAEANATDFLHSLAEEDPGGPTPGATLDDDIADARAQLESLIPIYLLSLDHEELTIADDNSLDFARALERDDLIGRMMRLVAQLPDEDRATIEALYFKGRSAADYAAELGLSRSWGSRLHARAIKRLREAMQREGLLVAEDVT, encoded by the coding sequence ATGAGCGGAACGCAGCCATCCTTTCCAAACGTCAATCGTGACGCGCTCATCGAGCAGCACCTGCACTACGTGCGGACGATTGCCTATGACATCGTCCGCAAGTTGCCGCCGAGCGTCGAAATTGACGACCTGATTGCCTACGGTAATCTGGGGCTAGTGCGCGCCGCGGAGAAATACAACCCGGCGCGGGGCGTGTCGTTCGTGACCTTCGCGCACTACTACATCAAGGGCGCGATTTGGGATGAAGTGCGCAAAATGGCGAACTTTGCCCGTGTGGATGGCGGACGGGCGCGCGCCGAAGCCAATGCGACGGACTTCCTCCACAGCCTGGCGGAAGAAGACCCCGGTGGCCCAACTCCTGGGGCGACGCTCGATGACGATATTGCCGACGCGCGCGCGCAACTCGAAAGCCTCATTCCAATTTACTTGCTGTCACTCGACCACGAGGAACTCACCATTGCCGATGACAATAGCCTGGACTTTGCGCGGGCGCTGGAGCGCGACGACCTCATCGGCCGTATGATGCGGCTGGTTGCGCAGCTTCCTGATGAAGATCGCGCTACCATCGAGGCGCTCTATTTCAAGGGACGGAGCGCCGCCGATTATGCGGCTGAACTAGGTCTGTCGCGGTCGTGGGGCTCGCGCCTGCATGCGCGGGCCATCAAACGTTTGCGCGAGGCAATGCAGCGTGAGGGGCTGCTGGTGGCCGAGGACGTGACCTGA
- a CDS encoding TonB-dependent receptor, producing MQNRMFHRRGGQIGWIMRFAIALTFFVITVGPAATAARAAGPTGTITGVVRDSSGAFIAGAEVAATNLATNFTRTATTNASGRYVIAELLPGEYRLEVKRDGFQTAVESRVIVNVEATVAKDFTLAAGAISETVTVESDSDLVNRESGALGTVVERKFVENLPLNGRSFQALIELTPGTVLAAPSITSTGQFSINGQRTNANYFMVDGVSANFGAAVTAQSFQQGAGTQPALTILGGTNSLVPADAMQEFRVQTSSFAAEYGRTPGGQISISTRGGANAFTGSLFHYLRNEKLDANDWFNNRDGRPRLPLRLNQFGGTFGGPIRIPGLYDGRNRSFFFATYEGLRLLVPGTTFVARVPSLAARQAAPEPFRAVLNAFPLPNAPAQPGDPADAARYLTGISDPSEVDTFNLRLDQKIGQTANLFFTFLNSPSGSRFRSFPSQENAFERNNRSFTGGATWAIRPSLVLDARLNFGRSRGNFDFRGVERDGAVLPPDSLIFPSFAPRASTAVSLQTIPGVSGISAANLTQGRTLGQLQRQFNLVGSVTWIVGNHEIKAGADYRLLRPIQDTRALSISYVFSTPASRANGVPTSISIQAFAPVTGFRIHNVSSFIQDTWRVLPRLTLTFGLRHELNPPLAGDRLPFSIDGLDNPLTATLAPAGTRQWRTRYIDFAPRFGIAYQFAERSGSALNQLVGGWIIRGGYGLFYDLGTGTALRGFNSFPYNTFRTITNPAQLRFPANEADLQPPPFLNPNNLPISSSFFVFDRNLRLPYTHHWNVTLERAIGRNNAVTISYVGAAARRLLRSEQLRNYNEAFARQNFGLDRAVIVINPAVFGPAPATSPQAGSPVNVTRNATSSNYNALQMQYRRRLARGVQALASYTWSKSIDDVSDEAFQGIPLEGFNQRLERGPSDFDIRQTLTAAVTYDIPSFSDNALVKGIFGGWSVNGIFRARSGQPLNVISQSFDVFNIGTTRRVDLVPGQPVFIRDGNAPGGQRLNPAAFAEPTRNRQGTLGRNSLRWLGANQLDFSVRRTFTLYERLRLQFAAEFFNLFNQANFSAPSPTRLPNGSLSINGESPSMLGRALAGAGTTATRQTGPANGFNQLFQFGGPRSIQFSLRLVF from the coding sequence ATGCAGAACAGGATGTTTCACCGGCGAGGTGGCCAAATCGGGTGGATCATGCGCTTCGCCATCGCCTTGACCTTCTTCGTCATCACGGTGGGACCGGCCGCGACCGCGGCGCGGGCCGCAGGCCCAACCGGGACGATTACCGGTGTCGTGCGGGATAGCAGCGGGGCGTTCATTGCCGGCGCGGAAGTCGCCGCCACGAACCTTGCCACCAACTTCACCCGGACGGCCACCACCAATGCTTCCGGGCGCTACGTCATCGCCGAACTCCTGCCGGGTGAGTACCGGCTTGAAGTCAAACGCGATGGCTTCCAAACCGCCGTCGAGTCCCGCGTCATCGTCAACGTCGAGGCGACGGTTGCCAAGGACTTCACGCTGGCCGCCGGAGCCATCAGTGAAACCGTCACCGTCGAAAGCGACAGCGACTTGGTCAACCGGGAATCCGGTGCGCTGGGTACGGTCGTCGAGCGCAAATTTGTCGAGAATCTTCCGCTCAACGGACGGAGCTTTCAGGCCCTGATTGAGCTGACGCCCGGCACTGTGCTCGCCGCGCCGAGTATCACTTCGACCGGGCAGTTCAGCATCAACGGTCAGCGCACCAATGCCAACTACTTCATGGTGGACGGCGTAAGCGCCAACTTTGGCGCGGCCGTCACGGCCCAATCCTTCCAGCAGGGGGCCGGGACACAACCGGCGCTGACGATTCTGGGCGGCACGAACAGTCTGGTTCCGGCCGATGCCATGCAGGAGTTTCGCGTCCAGACCTCCAGTTTCGCCGCCGAGTATGGCCGCACGCCGGGTGGACAAATTTCGATTTCCACCCGCGGCGGAGCCAATGCCTTCACCGGCTCGCTGTTCCATTACCTGCGCAACGAAAAGCTTGACGCCAACGATTGGTTCAACAATCGGGACGGGCGTCCGCGGCTGCCGTTGCGGCTCAATCAGTTCGGCGGCACGTTCGGCGGACCGATCCGGATACCGGGACTGTACGACGGGCGCAATCGGTCGTTTTTCTTTGCGACGTACGAGGGACTGCGGCTACTCGTGCCGGGGACGACCTTCGTTGCCCGCGTGCCGTCGCTGGCGGCCCGCCAGGCCGCACCGGAGCCGTTCCGGGCCGTGCTCAATGCCTTTCCGCTCCCCAACGCCCCGGCGCAGCCCGGCGATCCGGCCGATGCGGCGCGCTACCTCACCGGCATTTCCGACCCGTCGGAGGTGGATACCTTCAACCTGCGCCTCGATCAGAAAATCGGGCAGACGGCCAACCTGTTCTTCACGTTTCTCAACTCGCCGTCGGGCAGTCGTTTCCGGTCGTTCCCCAGCCAGGAAAACGCCTTTGAGCGGAACAATCGGAGCTTCACCGGTGGCGCGACCTGGGCCATTCGGCCCAGCCTCGTCCTGGACGCGCGCTTGAACTTCGGGCGGTCGCGGGGCAACTTCGACTTCCGGGGCGTCGAACGGGATGGGGCCGTCCTGCCGCCGGACTCACTCATTTTCCCATCGTTTGCGCCACGGGCTTCGACGGCGGTCAGCCTTCAGACCATTCCCGGCGTATCTGGCATTTCAGCCGCCAACCTCACGCAGGGACGGACGCTGGGCCAACTTCAGCGGCAGTTCAACTTGGTTGGGAGTGTGACCTGGATCGTCGGCAATCACGAAATCAAGGCCGGCGCGGATTACCGCCTGTTGCGTCCGATTCAGGACACGCGGGCGCTTTCGATCAGCTATGTCTTTAGCACGCCGGCCAGCCGGGCCAATGGCGTGCCAACGTCAATTTCGATTCAAGCGTTTGCGCCGGTCACGGGCTTTCGCATTCACAACGTTTCATCGTTCATTCAGGACACTTGGCGCGTGTTGCCGCGTTTGACGCTGACGTTCGGACTGCGGCATGAACTCAACCCACCATTGGCCGGCGACCGGCTGCCCTTCTCGATTGATGGCCTGGATAACCCGCTGACGGCTACGCTCGCTCCGGCGGGGACCCGCCAGTGGCGGACGCGCTACATAGACTTCGCGCCACGGTTTGGAATCGCCTACCAGTTTGCCGAACGGTCCGGTTCGGCGCTCAACCAACTGGTGGGGGGCTGGATCATACGCGGCGGCTACGGCCTGTTCTATGACCTCGGCACGGGAACGGCGCTGCGCGGCTTCAATAGCTTCCCCTACAACACGTTTCGGACGATTACCAATCCCGCGCAGTTGCGCTTCCCGGCTAACGAAGCCGACCTGCAACCGCCGCCGTTTCTCAATCCGAACAATCTGCCCATCAGTTCCAGCTTTTTTGTCTTTGACCGGAACTTGCGCTTGCCCTACACCCATCACTGGAACGTCACACTGGAGCGGGCCATCGGGCGCAACAACGCGGTGACCATCTCCTATGTCGGCGCGGCAGCGCGGCGGCTGCTGCGCAGCGAGCAGCTCCGCAACTACAACGAAGCTTTTGCGCGCCAGAATTTCGGCCTCGACCGCGCCGTGATCGTCATCAATCCGGCCGTCTTTGGCCCCGCGCCGGCGACATCTCCGCAGGCCGGGTCGCCGGTCAACGTCACCCGCAACGCCACGTCGTCGAACTACAATGCGCTACAAATGCAGTACCGGCGGCGATTGGCACGCGGCGTGCAGGCGCTGGCATCTTACACATGGTCGAAGTCCATTGATGATGTGTCAGACGAAGCTTTTCAGGGCATTCCCCTGGAAGGCTTCAACCAGCGGTTGGAGCGCGGTCCATCGGATTTCGACATTCGACAGACATTGACGGCGGCCGTGACGTATGACATTCCATCCTTTTCTGACAACGCGCTCGTGAAGGGCATCTTTGGCGGATGGTCGGTCAACGGCATCTTCCGCGCGCGGTCAGGACAACCGCTCAATGTGATTTCTCAGTCATTTGACGTGTTCAACATCGGCACGACGCGCCGCGTGGACCTCGTGCCAGGGCAGCCGGTGTTCATCCGCGACGGGAATGCGCCGGGTGGTCAGCGCCTCAATCCGGCGGCTTTCGCCGAGCCGACGCGGAATCGGCAGGGCACGCTGGGTCGCAACAGCCTGCGCTGGCTGGGCGCCAACCAGTTGGATTTCTCCGTGCGGCGGACGTTCACGCTCTATGAGCGGTTGCGGTTGCAGTTCGCGGCCGAGTTCTTCAACCTGTTCAACCAGGCCAACTTCAGCGCGCCAAGTCCGACGCGGTTGCCCAATGGAAGCCTGTCCATCAATGGTGAATCACCTAGCATGCTGGGCCGGGCGCTAGCCGGGGCTGGGACGACCGCGACGCGGCAGACCGGCCCGGCGAACGGCTTCAATCAGCTTTTCCAGTTTGGCGGCCCGCGCTCGATTCAGTTCTCACTGCGGCTGGTGTTTTAG
- a CDS encoding FAD/NAD(P)-binding protein yields MLDWLIIGGGIHGTHAALRLTAQAGVAADRVRLLDPQPSLLARWTQCTGNVQMPFLRSPVVHHIGLSAFELFEFSRTPEGKRFAAFAPPYDRPAYALFQAHCHHLLTQHRLPELHIQSKAVGLHRMGERGWRVETPAGGLDARRVVLALGLSDQPAYPAWTAALASSGAPVRHVFDPNFRAAELGDWQQAVVFGGGISAAQLALALAARQPGTVTLLLPHPLRIHQFDSDPGWLGPKYMRAFEAERSLDRRRRMIREARHRGSVPKDVAQNLRLAAQRRELRLCEAQVLDAQPTDAHRIQLHLSPGDSLETDCLLLATGFDGRRPGGAWLDAAVATYELPIAPCGYPVVSRALRWARGLYVMGPLAELELGPTARNIAGARKAADRLAQVAERRRTGHQVTAA; encoded by the coding sequence ATGCTCGATTGGCTCATCATTGGTGGTGGAATCCACGGGACGCATGCGGCGCTCCGGCTGACGGCGCAGGCCGGGGTTGCCGCCGACCGGGTACGCTTGCTTGACCCGCAGCCGTCGCTGCTGGCGCGCTGGACGCAGTGCACCGGCAACGTCCAGATGCCGTTTCTCCGCTCCCCGGTGGTGCACCACATTGGTCTGAGCGCCTTCGAGCTGTTCGAGTTTTCGCGTACGCCGGAGGGAAAGCGGTTCGCGGCGTTTGCTCCGCCCTATGACCGCCCTGCATACGCCTTGTTCCAGGCCCACTGCCACCACCTGTTGACGCAACACCGGTTGCCTGAGCTGCACATTCAGAGCAAAGCGGTTGGTTTGCATCGGATGGGCGAACGCGGCTGGCGCGTCGAAACCCCTGCCGGAGGACTTGACGCGCGTCGGGTGGTGCTGGCGCTCGGGTTGAGTGACCAACCGGCGTATCCGGCGTGGACCGCCGCGCTTGCGTCAAGCGGCGCGCCGGTACGGCACGTGTTTGATCCAAACTTTCGCGCGGCCGAGTTAGGGGACTGGCAGCAGGCCGTCGTGTTCGGAGGCGGGATTTCCGCCGCCCAACTGGCGTTGGCGCTGGCGGCGCGGCAACCCGGAACGGTGACGCTACTTTTGCCGCATCCCCTTCGCATCCATCAGTTTGACAGTGATCCCGGTTGGCTGGGGCCAAAGTACATGCGCGCTTTTGAGGCGGAGCGCTCGCTTGACCGCCGCCGGCGCATGATCCGTGAGGCGCGGCATCGTGGCTCGGTTCCAAAGGATGTCGCGCAGAACTTGCGACTCGCTGCGCAGCGCCGTGAACTGCGCCTGTGTGAAGCCCAGGTGCTGGATGCCCAGCCGACGGACGCGCACCGGATTCAACTTCACCTCAGCCCTGGGGACAGTCTGGAAACGGATTGCTTGCTTTTGGCGACGGGCTTTGATGGACGACGTCCAGGCGGCGCATGGCTGGATGCGGCGGTCGCCACTTACGAACTCCCCATCGCCCCCTGCGGTTATCCGGTGGTTTCTAGGGCGTTGCGGTGGGCGCGAGGGCTGTACGTGATGGGTCCACTGGCCGAACTCGAACTCGGCCCGACGGCGCGCAACATTGCCGGCGCGCGCAAAGCAGCCGACCGCCTAGCGCAGGTTGCCGAGCGCCGGCGCACCGGGCACCAGGTGACTGCGGCCTGA
- a CDS encoding DUF3419 family protein, whose translation MATDTAQLLRAAVHQSPLTSKQGVLERLFTFYFDAFVYNQIWEDPEVDLAALELTPDSRILTISSGGCNVLNYLVHAPAHITAVDLNRYHLALLRLKLAAVRYLPDHEAFFRMFGAANDLRNVKAYDTYLSTHLDDATRAFWEGLTMFGKRRIHFFADNLYDHARNGFYLRFLEKLAHMMGIYPDRLVTLTDPSERAQVFDATIGRYFDNWLVRSLSKLPFIVFGLGIPPRQYEAMRRETPENILAMYRKRVRRFVCDFPIEENYFAWQALARRYDLENRRAIPEYLKAEHFDVLRANVSRVTTEVTSLTAHLRAQPAGAYDRFVFLDSQDWMKDDEITALWREVVRVAPPGSRVIFRTAPETSPVENALPPDLRARVRYEREQSAELFTRDRFAIYGGFHLYVVN comes from the coding sequence GTGGCCACTGACACTGCCCAACTGCTCCGCGCGGCAGTTCACCAAAGCCCGCTCACCTCGAAACAGGGAGTGTTGGAGCGGCTGTTTACGTTCTACTTCGATGCTTTCGTCTATAACCAGATTTGGGAAGACCCTGAGGTTGATCTCGCGGCGCTGGAGCTGACGCCCGATAGCCGCATCCTGACGATTTCTTCGGGGGGCTGTAACGTTCTCAACTATCTGGTTCACGCACCGGCGCATATCACGGCGGTTGACTTGAACCGCTACCACCTGGCGCTGTTGCGGTTGAAGCTGGCGGCAGTGCGTTATTTGCCGGACCACGAAGCGTTCTTTCGGATGTTTGGCGCGGCCAATGACCTACGGAACGTCAAGGCTTACGATACCTACTTGAGTACGCATCTTGACGACGCGACCCGCGCCTTTTGGGAAGGTCTGACGATGTTTGGCAAGCGGCGCATCCACTTCTTTGCCGACAACCTCTACGACCACGCCCGGAACGGCTTCTATCTGCGCTTTCTTGAAAAACTCGCTCACATGATGGGGATTTATCCCGACCGCCTGGTGACCCTGACCGATCCATCCGAGCGCGCGCAGGTGTTTGACGCCACGATTGGGCGCTACTTCGACAACTGGCTGGTGCGCAGCCTGTCGAAGCTGCCGTTCATCGTGTTTGGGTTAGGGATTCCTCCCCGGCAGTATGAAGCCATGCGCCGGGAGACACCGGAAAACATCCTGGCGATGTACCGCAAGCGGGTTCGGCGGTTCGTCTGTGACTTCCCCATCGAGGAAAACTACTTTGCCTGGCAGGCGCTGGCGCGCCGTTATGACCTCGAAAACCGGCGGGCGATTCCCGAATATCTCAAAGCCGAGCACTTCGATGTGCTGCGCGCCAACGTCTCGCGGGTAACGACCGAAGTCACCTCGCTGACCGCGCATTTGCGTGCGCAGCCAGCCGGAGCCTACGACCGGTTCGTGTTTCTTGATTCCCAAGACTGGATGAAAGACGACGAGATTACGGCGCTGTGGCGGGAGGTCGTGCGGGTGGCGCCGCCGGGTTCGCGGGTCATTTTCCGCACGGCCCCGGAAACCTCGCCGGTTGAGAACGCCCTTCCGCCGGATTTGCGGGCGCGTGTCCGGTATGAGCGCGAGCAGTCGGCCGAACTCTTCACGCGCGACCGCTTCGCCATTTATGGCGGGTTTCATCTGTACGTGGTGAACTGA
- a CDS encoding class I SAM-dependent methyltransferase, whose product MNNPHAAKMDAMYRRQRYIYDLSRKYFLFGRDTLLARLPVDSGARVVEIGCGTARNLVILGSRHPQARFYGVDISSEMLISARANIRRRRLENVSVAVSSAETLNHQTLFGLETPFDIAFFSYSLSMIPDWRAALSAALANIRPGGCLAVVDFWDQKELPMWFEKLLGAWVRRFDVTPRPEILDELAAYRDRGAGKLTVESVGGRYAFIALFETAGSNSIGVAHPF is encoded by the coding sequence ATGAACAACCCCCACGCCGCAAAAATGGACGCGATGTATCGGCGGCAGCGATACATCTATGACCTTTCCCGCAAGTACTTCCTGTTTGGACGGGACACCCTGCTGGCCCGGCTGCCGGTGGATTCGGGCGCGCGGGTGGTTGAAATTGGCTGTGGCACGGCGCGGAATCTGGTCATTCTGGGGAGTCGGCACCCACAGGCCCGGTTTTACGGGGTGGACATCTCCAGCGAAATGCTCATCTCGGCCCGGGCCAACATTCGCCGCCGCCGCCTGGAGAACGTCAGCGTCGCCGTCTCATCGGCTGAAACGCTCAATCATCAGACGCTCTTCGGACTCGAAACGCCCTTCGACATCGCTTTCTTTTCGTATTCACTCTCGATGATTCCTGACTGGCGAGCCGCCCTCAGCGCGGCGTTGGCGAACATTCGCCCCGGCGGCTGCCTGGCCGTGGTGGATTTTTGGGATCAGAAAGAGTTGCCGATGTGGTTCGAGAAGCTGCTTGGCGCGTGGGTACGCCGCTTTGATGTCACGCCGCGTCCCGAAATCCTCGATGAACTTGCCGCCTACCGGGACCGTGGGGCCGGAAAGCTCACGGTTGAATCCGTTGGTGGACGCTATGCTTTCATTGCGCTTTTTGAAACCGCCGGCTCCAACTCGATTGGGGTGGCCCATCCATTCTGA